A single Melopsittacus undulatus isolate bMelUnd1 chromosome 11, bMelUnd1.mat.Z, whole genome shotgun sequence DNA region contains:
- the LOC101881119 gene encoding ficolin-1-like, which yields MGQAAQILLALLSLMATICDAQDTCPEVRIVGLGDADQLAILQGCPGNPGASGPKGEPGLPGTKGERGAQGLPGKAGPPGVKGSAGEPGFPGKGMKGEPGFPETWEARNCQELLDKGKILSGWYTIYPQACNATTVFCDMDTDGGGWIVFQRRWDGSVNFLRDWDSYKRGFGNQLTEFWLGNDNIHFLTSLGLSELRIDLRDFENNYYFAKYASFRVLGESEKYKLVLGDFLGGNAGDSLSYHKDMPFSTTDEDNDMSSFNCATEYKGAWWYNDCHYSNLNGMYWLGVHGSYADGINWKTGKEYHYSLKRTEMKFRPV from the exons atggggcaggcagCCCAAATTCTCCTAGCACTGCTCAGCCTAATGGCAACTATTTGTGATGCCCAGGACACCTGCCCAG AGGTGAGAATAGTGGGACTCGGTGATGCTGACCAGCTTGCCATTCTCCAAGGATGCCCAGGGAACCCAGGTGCCTCTGGTCCAAAAGGAGAACCAGGTCTCCCAGGAACAAAAG GAGAAAGGGGAGCCCAGGGACTCCCTGGGAAAGCAGGACCACCTGGTGTAAAAG GTTCAGCTGGAGAGCCTGGCTTCCCAGGTAA AGGAATGAAAGGAGAACCTGGATTTCCAGAAACCTGGG AAGCCAGGAACTGCCAAGAGCTGTTGGATAAAGGCAAGATCCTGAGTGGGTGGTACACCATCTATCCCCAAGCCTGCAATGCCACCACTGTCTTCTGCGACATGGACACCGACGGCGGAGGGTGGATT GTTTTCCAGAGACGGTGGGATGGGTCAGTGAACTTCTTGCGAGACTGGGATTCATACAAACGAGGCTTTGGCAACCAGCTGACTGAGTTCTGGCTGGGGAATGACAACATCCACTTCCTCACCTCACTGG GACTCTCTGAACTCCGCATTGACTTGAGAGACTTTGAAAACAACTACTATTTTGCCAAATACGCTTCATTCAGAGTTTTAGGAGAGTCTGAGAAATATAAACTGGTTCTAGGAGACTTCCTTGGTGGAAATGCTG GAGACTCCTTATCATACCACAAGGACATGCCATTTTCAACAACAGATGAGGACAATGACATGAGCTCCTTTAACTGTGCAACAGAATACAAGGGAGCGTGGTGGTACAACGACTGCCATTACTCTAACCTGAATGGGATGTATTGGTTGGGTGTTCATGGGAGCTATGCTGATGGCATTAACTGGAAGACAGGCAAAGAATACCATTACTCCCTTAAGCgaacagaaatgaaattcaGGCCAGTTTAA